The window GAACTCTTGCCCTTTAAAATCAATGCTTTTGTTCAAGAACCGCTCAGGCATGAACTCATCTGCATTTTCCCAGTACTCGGGATCTCTACCAATGGCCCATATGTTTACCCACACAAACGTTTTTTCTCGAATCTCGTAGCCATCTATGACGCATGCCTTTATCGTCTCCTTTGGTACCAATGGTGCGGGTGGGTACAATCTCAGAGTCTCTTTCACCACTGCCTTTAGATATGGCATGTTTCCAATATCATCTTCATCTACTAACCTTTTGTCTCTCACTACGCTTCTAATCTCTTCTTGCACTTTTTTCATTGCATTCGGATTCTTTATTAGAGCTGTCATTGCCCAGGTTAGTGATGCTCCAGTTGTCTCCGTTCCACCAATTAATACATTCTACAAAATAGCATAATGTTAAGTACGAAATACTCTCTACGTCCTCAAAAATAGccttatttttatcattttagtttgttttataaaattagtcaactttctatttttgaaaatcttttAATCAATCATTACATTACTAACAAGGTGGGTTCCACTATCTATTAACACTATTTTGATacctttattatttctctcatGCTTTACCAGTTtcacattaaaacttgtgtcgtCCCAAAAAGACCTAGAGAACGGTAAcgaaataataaagaaatgaaaagttGTTACCATGAGTATTGCCTTGACATGATTCCAATCAATCTGAACCTCGGCGGAATGGTTTTCCCTGAGCTGAATGAGGCGATGAAGAATGTCATTGGTCATCGAATCCGGTCTATTTGGATGAAGATGCTCATCGATGAGTTGTTGATAAAACGAATCCATTTCCTCGAAAATCTTGTCCACTCTTTTTGCCGAGCCGAGGAGTTTATTAATGAAACCAAACATCACACAATCAGCCAAAAACGTTTCAGCTACGACCCTCCAAAACCGACTAAAAAGCCTCTCCAATTTTGTCCACGACCACGAATCCAATTTCTTCCCGAACGCAACGCGACAGAGAACGTTACAATTGAAGGACGACATAATCTCGCCTAGATTGATAGCCTCGCTCGAATAGGCCTTGCTTGAAACCTTAGAAATCATAGTAGAAACTTCATCTTGACGAATGGGGCGATAGGAGCGTAGTTTCTGGGGAGTGAAGAGGTGGTGAACCACCGTTTTCCTCATCTTCCTCCAATAATCGGAGTAGAATGAGGTGGCTATGTCGCTGTGGTCGTACGTTAGTCTCAGCGAAGCAGAGGTGTGCGGGCGCCCTGCGAAGGTCACGTCATTGTGTTTGAGAGCCTTCTTTGCTGCATCGGCCGACGAGATCACGACGACTGGCAATCGGCATAATTTCAGGTAGATGAGAGGGCCGTATTTGTATGATAGTTCTGTTAGCCAGATATGGGGCTTTATGATGTTGATTTGATGAATGTTACCAATGAAGGGAAGCCCTTTTGGGCCCGGGGGCCGACGAGGGGTTCGTCGGAGGTGTTTGTGGAGGAAAATGACGAGAACAGCAAGAGATGAGACGAGAAGAAGCATATCCATATTGGAAAATAGAATGAGAGGGTTAAGGTTACTTGACGGTTTTGaaatccctatatatatatagactagGCATTGCTTCTTGTgtctcaataaatataatagaaagtgtaatagaaagtgagttgaaaaagttggtgtgatgtgggtcctacttttaaagtattagttttataataaaatgtgtgtaggaatgagttaatcgaatatggggtccattacaaaaatggtaaaatgtgaagtgtgtcaaattttcagggatagaccaaaatagtaaattttgtcaaaatttgggggacggaggtagtaactAACAATTCCtttttaaacatataatatcatgaagatataaaattcacttttataaataaaaatactgatattatttttatagttacAACTATGACTccagactcattctccacgctatcaatacttcaatcactttttctttctacatctctcctaatttatcaatttcgtattaaaatttgtgtcttCTTCAAAGTCTTTAactttatgggacggagagtattatataaataaaaatttaataattattaatattgaatataaatttgaaggttatttttttgtttatttatactccttccgtctgaAAAGTGTGCagactatttcctttttagttcatCCTTGAAAAGTACTTCATCTGTCCCATtcgaaatgaaacgtttttctttttggtttgtcctattaaaaatgaaacgtttctaaaaaaatggaaacaacactctctctaccttttcttctttcttactcTACTCTTTCTTCGTTAACCATACAAAACaatattgcataaaatctcgtgccaaaaataaatgttttatatttaatgagacGGAGGAGCATcgactttctaattttggaaactcctTTATCTCTAATGGGATGGAACcaattctccactaacaatactttaattactttttctttctatctctctcgtaatttacaaattatgcAATAAAACTTGTGTTGaaccaaatgttcatacttttcagagTATTTGTTACTccaaatactctctccgtcccattgaggatgattcactttccttttctatttgtCCCAACCAAAATATTGATCTAtaactaaaaatggaaacacctctctctcttactttactctctccactccacacacaaaataaagttatataaATTCTTGTGTCATCATTTTCCTTGGGACGGTgagagtaaaaaataatcaatgttATGTCAAATTAGATGTTATACAGACAAATCAATACACAATAGCTATATCTAGGTTCAATCCATCCATTGAGTTCTGGATCAGCCCTATTCAgattttaagttaatataattgtaattttttcagGATAGAAATATCAAACTCTAATCTTCCAAATTTAAGAAGTTATTCAGATCAGCCAGCATGTTACTGATTGCACTAACATTTAAACCAAAACTGATCGCAAACAATAACT is drawn from Salvia hispanica cultivar TCC Black 2014 chromosome 6, UniMelb_Shisp_WGS_1.0, whole genome shotgun sequence and contains these coding sequences:
- the LOC125194557 gene encoding 5-OH-xanthotoxin synthase-like, which gives rise to MDMLLLVSSLAVLVIFLHKHLRRTPRRPPGPKGLPFIGNIHQINIIKPHIWLTELSYKYGPLIYLKLCRLPVVVISSADAAKKALKHNDVTFAGRPHTSASLRLTYDHSDIATSFYSDYWRKMRKTVVHHLFTPQKLRSYRPIRQDEVSTMISKVSSKAYSSEAINLGEIMSSFNCNVLCRVAFGKKLDSWSWTKLERLFSRFWRVVAETFLADCVMFGFINKLLGSAKRVDKIFEEMDSFYQQLIDEHLHPNRPDSMTNDILHRLIQLRENHSAEVQIDWNHVKAILMNVLIGGTETTGASLTWAMTALIKNPNAMKKVQEEIRSVVRDKRLVDEDDIGNMPYLKAVVKETLRLYPPAPLVPKETIKACVIDGYEIREKTFVWVNIWAIGRDPEYWENADEFMPERFLNKSIDFKGQEFGFIPFGSGRRVCLGASLAVANMEVALANLLYFFDWETPPQQEIDTKASAGFVLHKKNPLYLQPISHV